The sequence CTGCCCAAAGTAGTGTTCATTAAGTTATGTTTTAAATATACTCAAACAAAAACATGTCTTTAATTCACCTCAGGGGGTACACTAAAACTTCCCCAACCGTTCTTGACTTCAGTATATGTTCATACTTCATGAAGAAAGTCTCAGGAACAACATCAATCAGAGACTGCTGATATCACTTCTTGTGTAAGCAGGAAAAATCGGAGCActagaaaaatcctttctttttgttctttatttttgaaatcttttcacTTTGACTGCACTCCTGAAACTGCTCTCAATAACCACACAGGAACTGaggaattaagaaaaattttgcCCAGAGCCTTGGCTTGCTAGGGTGCTTTGCATATCAATGAGCCCTCTGGTGCCAAGTTCCTGAATTGCAGGTGCTGGGCGACTGAAGAAACCTCTGGAGAAGTAAAAGTCAGCAGCAAAGCTCCAAGATTCTGAGGGTGTTAGCGGGCCCCACTGAGGACCATCACTGAAGAGAGCAGCGAGGTAATGACCAGAAGAGGCGGCTGTCCCTGGGGGCTGGTGAAGGAGGAAATCAGAGGCACTGGTGAGATGTGCAAAATAttgggggtgggacggggacccAGCCCCACCAAGGCCCTTGGCTGCCCCTGCCACCTACACTCTCCTATGCCTGTACTGTTTCCCTGCACATTTTAACCACCCTGTGCTTCCCTAACTCGCTCTGACCCCCATGATGCCCCAAGCTTTCCTGATGTCTCTCTGGTTGTTGCTTCAAACACAAATCAGTGGTTACTGTAGGATTGGCCAATGCCTGGGAGTTCCCCACAGCCTGTCTAGTTCTTCCAAAGCCTCGTGAATGCTCCTCTGTCATCCAAGATGTCCCAGCTCAAAACTCAAATCCTCACTCCACATCCCAGCGCTGAAAGGCAtgtcctccttctcctgctgcctcaAAATCAAAACTCCACCTATTTCACTTTAGAATCACACCTCCCCCCCCAGTTCAGatcttctttctgcctttaaCACACTCCCTGCTACACCCCACCTCACCCTCTCCCTGCAGTCCCGTGTGGCTCCCAaacccttccctcctcccccacagtGATGGGACTTAACTCTAGAAGGTTCATGCCTCCGTCAGGATCCTGAGGCCCATCCAATTTGGGGAgtgaaggaggggaagagagcaaGGTCAGCTCGTGAGGCATGACTGGGCACAGCCACCCTCAGCAGTGAGCATTAACCATCTCCTAGGCATGCacacaacatggaaaaaatctatttcatCGCTGACTTGCAGAAGAGGCGTCTTCCTTCCTGACATCTTCTCAGGacacacctcctcctcttccccatccaCAGACATCCACTGCTTGCCATTTCTGGCCTCAGAGAGGGTTTCAGGATTTGCTAAAGCCATCAGCCACCTCCTCGTTTCTCACTGACATCCCTTGACCCTCTCTCTGAGCCCTACACACAGGCAATCAATCAGTGCTGCTCAGAGCCACTCACATTTCAGAAGAGGCTTTCAGATTCTTACATATTCCTGGTGCTTATTAACTATCTTCCTGGCTCTCTCCAGAGCTCATGGCAAACATTGTTGTCTACAACAGGGCCTTTATGACCACCTTTTATGAAATCATTGCCTTTTTAAGAacttctctgcagaaagagtAGCCACAGAAAAGCACCAAAGCCACCACAACAGAGTGTGAGTGAAGTAccagcaagaagcagctgagcaacACCCAAAGCTCGGGCTTCCTGGCAAGGAGTGTCTCCACTCAGTTTTGATATAGGTCATTTCTGTGCTTGGAGGATGCTGTCCTTGTAGAGCAATGTTTGaagctttgctgctttgcagtgctgAATGACCGTGGGACCCCACTAAAACTCCCCAGAATAGGCCAAAGTCTGGTCCTTTAATGTCCAGCATCTGtagtcttctgtttttcttcctcactccCCTCGGGAGCTGGGACCTcactatttcattttcatgacagAAAAGGCTTACACTGACCTTCACTTCCCTGGCCAGCTCTGCCTTGCTGGCAAGTATCAGATCTGGGTTTGCATTACCCTTGTTGGCCAATCTGGCAGCTGTGTGAAGATGTTCCCCCAAGACACTCCAGAAACGGCCAATCTGGCAGCTGTGTGAAGATGTTCCCCCAAGACACTCCAGAAACGGCCTGGACTGTTTGCATGCCGCTGTGTTCCCCTTCCAGAAAATGCCAGGGTCGTTGAAGTCCCCAGTGAGGCTCAGGCTTCTACATCCAGAGACTTCCTTGGGGTGCTTAGAAAAGACCATGCCCACTGCTCCAACCTGACTGCAGCTTCCTCAACTCCCACCTTGATGTCACCTTTACTGGCCCCTCCTCTGACCCTCACTCACAAGGGCTGACCCAACTTCTCCACTGGCCCCAGTAAGGAGTTCCATGCATCCAAACTACTTCTTCACTTTAAGGGAACCCCACTCCTGATCCTTCCAGCCTGTCTCTCCTGAGGACCAGTacccatccattgcagcacccCAAGCTGTGTCCCTTGTCCCACCATGCCTGGGCAGTTCCTTTATGGATGTCAAAAAGCTCAGTCTCCAGCTCGTCCTTGTTATGCCCCTGGCTGAGGGCATCAGTGCACATTTGGGTTGTAGCACCTCAGCTGTAACACCAGGCCAGGCTCTGACTTGTCTTCGGGAAGTTGGTCCAAGCATCTAAGACCCCGTGTGTGCAAAGGCTTGGCTTCAGAGCCATGCTGGAGTGGTTGGCAGATGGAAACATAAAGCTGAAATTGAATGCCAAGACAGTGAGCAAACTCTGCTCTCCCCAAGGACAGAAAgaagggctgggaagggcagccctgccagggaaTGGGGTTTTTGTCAGTGGTGGCTCTGCTGCCCCTGAGGGCCTTTGGTGGAGCTGAAGCTGATCTCTAGGAATGACAAGGTGCTACTGACAGGCCCACTGTGAAAACTCTTGGTCATTTCCTTGACTATGTAATCAAGGGGGTGAGTAGAGGcaggtggagaggaaaaaacagaattttgaaactgtagtgtcatggtttaaccccagccagcaactaagcaccacgtagccgctcactcactccccccccatccagtgggatgggggagaaaattgggaaaagaagtaaaactcctgggttgagaaaagaacggtttaatagaacagaaaagaggaaactaatcatgataatgataacactaataaaatgacagcagtagtaataaaaggattgaaatggacaaatgatgcgcagggcaattgctcaccacccgccgaccgacacccagcgaatccctgccccccccttcccagttcctaaactagatgggacgtcacatggtatggaatacaccgttggccagtttgggtcaggtgccctggctgggcatgagaagctgaaaaatccttgactatagtctaaacactactgagcaacaactgaaaacatcagtgttatcaacattcttcacatactgaactcaaaacatagcactgtaccagctactaggaagacagttaactctatcccagctgaaaccaggacgtGTAGGCATAGGTGTGGAAACCCCAGTGTCATGTGCTTCATGTCtaaaaatgggagaaagaaaagtgattCTTAGACCTCACTCTTTCAGATGGGAGAAATGTCGCTGCTGAAAGAAGTGTCTCTCCTCAGCTGATGGAAGGAACACCACTGATTGCCTCAGCCTGTTTgccagcaggttcccctggagccccagggacacctggagggagcccagagggggcagagaaagggctgccttgggctgctcctctgctgctgagctgggctgggctcctgggctggagggagctcatggcaagcaggcagcactgccgagagacagctctgcccaggagcagctcctctgcaaagcgcagcagggctgaggcaccgaggggagaggagggaaggaagacagAGGTTAAAGGCAgtctggggtgggaggagagaggagagctgaCCTGGAGAAAAATCTTGACAGCCCTTCACAGGGTaagtctctggctgcagggcaaTGCAGCTGTGGTTCCTGGAATGAGCTCCTAAAGCTGGCACATCCCACAGCCTATGGGATCTGTCAGAGGGACTCTCacagtttctgcagtgcagagaaaaaggccgtgctttggagcacagcttccctgctgcaccctcagagggacagggcatgtcagctgccttcacctggggatggctgcagagtgtgaaggtgggtgtgcagccaggggtgcccagggctgtccttctgagcagggtccctgcaccgtggggggctgtgtgctggggcagggactctgcTGCTGGTCGGGGTAAGTACTCAGCCTGCCTGGGAACTCCAAcagcagagtggggagaagctgtgggtggaagaAACATCTCGCAACGGGGCAGGGTCCTTCTGCTGACAAGAGGGTGCTGTGTGGGTCAGGGCTGCTCACAGCTCCAGATCACCCCCAGGACGTTTCTAAGGGCACTTTTCAAGGGGAAGATCAAAGCAGGGATTGCTATAAAGTTAAGGAACTTTCCTGAGcctgtgttttctgcttcctaGTCTTGGGGAATATGGGGGAGAAATTGAAAAGGAGCTGTCCTGCTTCAGCAAGTCCCTGAGACTCCTGAGCTGTAACTTGGAGTGACCAGTTGGTCTGATAGGAGCCACCTAAAGTGCCTTCAGCTAATCCTCTGCCTGTGGACAGCACCAGCATCACCTTTGCTGGATCCAGCAGGGTTGTTCTAACCTGCCCTTTTCCACCTGCAACAGGAACATGGGCCCAGCCGGTGCCCGGCAAGCAGGCAGGTTTCTGTGGAGCTGAGGAGAGTGCACAGAGGTTGGGATAGGGTGTCTGAGAAGTGACAGGGAAACACCTCCCAGGAAGAAAATCTTCTGGCAGCAGGGGATTGACCAGGGAATGAGAggaaactaaaaccagaaatgctgTGGGAGGGAGAATTCAGAAATCTCTCTATCATCCCCACCAACGCAGACCCATTCCTGTGAGCAACCCCCCttgcctcctctcccacccagcaaAGCCTCTGCCCTCAGGGCTGGGGGGTCCAAGACACGAACCACCTCCTCAGCAGCCAGAGATCCAGCCGAGCCACAGGGCAGCTCTCCAGCCACGTGCCCagttccctctgcagagcccaggGGCTGAGAGCAACTGCCTGGCACTGTTGGTGTCTGGGAGGTGGCATGCACAACTGGGTGAGGGTAACTCTTTCCTGAGACTGCCGCTGCCTCTCCCCTTGCCTCTCTGAGCCAGTCAATCTCTGCTTTTTACTTGGTTCTCCACTCGTCTGTGTCATTGCTATTGTTATCATGTTCTTGCCGTCAGGTTCTCTGGGGATGggagtttcagctgcagagtcacaCTCTGACCTTGTGGGTCCTCTTATGCAGGTGTGTCCATGGGGACAAGTGTCCCAGCTTTCCTATCATCTGAGGGGTTATGCTCAACggtgtctgtggggctggggaatgaGCTGATTCTCCcttatgtcctggtttcagctgggatagagttaactgtcttcctagtagctggtacagtgctatgttttgagttcagtatgtgaagattgttgataacactgatgttttcagttgttgctcagtagtggttagactaaagtcaaggattttgcagcttctcatgccctgccagggcacctgacccaaactggccaacggtgtattccataccatgtgacgtcccatctagtttaggaactgggaaggggagggcagggattcgccgctcggggactggctgggtgtcggtcggcgggtaGTGAgaattgccctgcgcatcatttgtacatttcaatccttttattactactgctgtcattttattagtgttatcattatcattattagtttcttcttttctgttctattaaaccgttcttatctcaacccaggagttttacttcttttcccgattttctcccccatcccactgggtggggggggagtgagtgagcggctgcgtggtgcttagttgctggctggggttaaaccacgacactttaCAGAGGTGCCATCACATCAGGTCACTTGGCTATCACCTCCGGGTGTCCTTTCAAGCTgtcagctgccctgcaggaTGAAAACCTGTCCTCTAGCAGCTTTGTGTTATCTGAAAGCCCCATGGAAAACCACAGAGAGGCTCTGACCGAGGAAATGCTGTTAGGTTTGTGAAATGAGCCATGTGTGCCCTTGGCTTGAAGCAGGGTTCTGAGACCCATAGAAAGGGGGAGACATTTGGTGGTCTGCAGTGGGTGTCTTTGCTCTCAGCAGTGTCTGGCGGCTTTTCAGGGTAACATGGGATTGTGATCACCCTCCATCTCTGAATGGTGAAAGCACAGCGCAACTGGGAACTAAAGGGAGGGACAGACCAGCTCCCTTTCCTCTGCACTAAGCCACAGGCAATCCTCTTGCCTCGCAGGACTCACTCTGTTCTCACTGagtgcagcagaaatgctgaaggtTCCCGAGATCTAAGAAAACTCCCCAGGGGCCATGGGGGgagctgtaaaaaaaacctAGAACTCTTAAACTTCTTTTACCACTGTGGTTCCTTAGCACTGGGATGGCAGACTGGCCCCTGCCCGCACTGATCCCATGAACccactgctgctgagcagggctgacTTTCCAAGAGCCCATGGGCAGAGGccctgctcttcattgcacgCTTGGCCAGCACCAACCAGGGCTCAAACCACAGAGCTGAAGGAAGGtctcccagaaaaagaaaagggtctgtgtgtgtgggagggggagggcCAGTGGGAAATGTCTTTGATGTTGTTCAGAGCAGTCTCCCATAACTTGGTGCTGTCTTTCTCTCCTGTGACAGGTCCCCCTGCCCCGAGGAAGAAAATGTCCAACGGCAGTTCCATGACtgagttcctcctcctggcatttgcagacatgcaggagctgcagctcttgcacttctggctcttcctgggcatctacctggctgccctcctgggaaATGGCCTCGTCATCACAGCCATAGCCTGCGACCACCGCCTCCACacacccatgtacttcttcctcctcaacctctcccttCTCGActtgggctccatctccaccactgtccccaaatccatggCCAATTCCCTCCGGGACACCAGGGGCATTTCCTTCTTGGGATGTGCTGCCCAGGTCTTCTTTGTATTCTTCTTGTTTGGTGCAGAGTACTCTCTCCTCACTGTCATGGCCTACgaccgctacgttgccatctgcaaacccctACACTAcaggaccctcctgggcagcagagcttgtgtccacatggcagcagctgcctggggctgtgggtttctcagtgctgtgctgcacactgccaatacattttcactacccctctgccaaggcaatgctgtggaccagttcttctgtgaaatcccccagatcctcaagctctcctgctcacaCTCCTACCTGAGGGAAGCCAGGCTTCTTTTGGTTAGTGTCTGTTTAGCATTTGGGTGTTTcgttttcattgtgctgtcctaTGGGCAGATTTTCAGGGCTGTGTTGAAGTTCCCCTCTAAACAGGGACGGCACAGagccttttccacgtgcctCCCTCACTTGGCCGTGGTCTCCCTGTTTATCAGCACTGGCATATTTGCCcacctgaagcccccctccatctcctccccgtCCCTGGACCTGGTGGTGGCAGTTCTGTACTCGGTGCTGCCTCCAGCAGTGAACcccctcatctacagcatgaggaaCCAGGAGCTCAAGGCTGGCATTAGGAAAGTGATTTCAGGGATGTTTCTCAATAGTGATAAACTTTCTGTGTCTCTCCACAAATGACTCCCATGTTTTCCCATTGCAGGCCTGTACTTTGTTTCTTAcaattgttaattttttttgcattgttatTTCTTGCTATTATGTTCCTGcataaatttctgtatttatctcACTCTCCAGAGGAATGAACCTTCTCTGTCTCACATTTAAACTGTATAAGATTGTGTCTAACACTGGGTCAGAGTTGACTCTCTCATAGCATCTCTGTAACGAAATATCATATTCCCAGTGCAGTTCCTCAAGATGGAGCCGTCCTTCCTGAGCTGA comes from Buteo buteo chromosome 31, bButBut1.hap1.1, whole genome shotgun sequence and encodes:
- the LOC142026093 gene encoding olfactory receptor 14A16-like, which encodes MSNGSSMTEFLLLAFADMQELQLLHFWLFLGIYLAALLGNGLVITAIACDHRLHTPMYFFLLNLSLLDLGSISTTVPKSMANSLRDTRGISFLGCAAQVFFVFFLFGAEYSLLTVMAYDRYVAICKPLHYRTLLGSRACVHMAAAAWGCGFLSAVLHTANTFSLPLCQGNAVDQFFCEIPQILKLSCSHSYLREARLLLVSVCLAFGCFVFIVLSYGQIFRAVLKFPSKQGRHRAFSTCLPHLAVVSLFISTGIFAHLKPPSISSPSLDLVVAVLYSVLPPAVNPLIYSMRNQELKAGIRKVISGMFLNSDKLSVSLHK